The following is a genomic window from Leptospira bouyouniensis.
AAACAAATGGAAAAGTAGATTGGAAAGGTTTGCCTGTTTTACCATTGGTACTCAATGGTCCACTCGATCCTTTGCAACCTCCAATGACATTAGAAGATATGATAAAGTATCGATTCGTATCGAATGCTTTTCCGGGACCAATATAATAATCCCACCAACCCGGTCTTTTATCTCCTTCATGAAAACCAGCGGCATGTGCATCCCCTGATAAGGCATGACAAACTAAGATAGCATTGTCTTTTTTTTCATTCAGGGTGCCATAGGTTTCAAAAGCAATTTCAAGAGGAGTGATTGTCTCACCCCCCTCAAGCGTAAAAGAGTCAAATGAAATGATTTGAGTATGTACAATACCTACGGATCCGTGAAAAAACTCATTTGATTCGGAGGTAGTCATAGTCTTAATCAGATATTTTTTAATGCCTCTTCTAAGTCTACTAGAATGTCATCTAGGTTTTCCAATCCAACACTGAGTCGAACAAAACCTGGTGTGACTCCAGCTGAAATTTGTTCTTCACCAGTTAATTGTTGGTGAGTTGTCGAAGCAGGGTGAATGGCTAAAGATTTCGCATCACCAATGTTAGCTAATAAACTAAAAAGTTCTAGTCCATCAATAAATTTTTTAGCTTTTTCAACGCCACCTTTGATTTCAAATCCCACAATTGCACCATAGAGACCTCGCTCATGGTATTTTTTAGCAATTGCATGGTTTTTATCCGTGGTGAGACCTGGGTAGTTGACCCATTCCACTTTAGGGTGTTTTTGAAGGAATTCTGCTACTTTCAAGGCATTATGGGAATGTCTTTCCATTCTAAGTGGAAGGGTTTCCACACCTTGCAAAATTTGCCATGCATTAAAAGGAGAAATTGCAGGTCCTAAATCTCTCAAACCTTGCACGCGTGCTTTGAGAATGAAGGCAATGTTCACACCACCAAATGGTTCAAATTTACCAAATACATCCCAAAACTTTAGCCCGTGGTAGGAAGGATCTGGTTCTGTAAAATTTTTAAATTTACCATTCCCCCAATTGAAACTACCACCATCAATGATGATCCCTCCAATAGAAGTTCCGTGACCACCTAAAAATTTAGTTAAGGAATGAACGACAATATCAGCTCCATGTTTGAGAGGATTTACCAAATAAGGAGAGGGCATCGTGTTATCAATTACGAGAGGTACACCAACTTCTTTTGCAACTTTACTAACGGCTGCTATGTCAAGTGTATCTAATTTAGGATTACCCAATGTTTCTGCATAAAATGCACGCGTCTTATCATTGGATGCCTTTTTAAAATTTTCCGGATTGGAAGGATCTACAAAGTGAACTTTGATTCCTAGTTTTGGAAATGTATAATGGAGCAAATTGTAAGTTCCACCGTATAAAGAAGAAGATGCGACAATTTCTTGGCCTGCTTCTACAATATTGAGGAGTGCCAACATTTCGGCACTTTGACCAGATGCTGTTGCAAGAGCAGCAACTCCACCTTCTAAAGCTGCAACACGTTTTTCCAAAACATCTGTCGTTGGATTCATAAGCCTTGTGTAGATATTTCCGAACTCTTGGAGTCCAAACAATCTGGCAGCATGGTCTGTGTCTTTAAACACATAGGAAGTGGTTTGGTAGAGTGGCACGGCCCTTGACGTGGTCGTTGGATCAGGCTCTTGGCCTCCGTGAAGTGCGATGGTTTCTGGTTTGTATTGGCGTGGCATAGATTCCCCCGATGGTTTCGCCTAGTTTCCTCCCGCTTTCTGAATTGTCAATAAAATCTCCAATAAAATAGAAATAATTTCTGTTTTATTGGAATCGGGTTAGCGAGATTATTTCTTATTTTCAGAGGAGAAGATTACGATAATGAACGTATCGTGGGCCTATATTGTCGTAATTTTTATTTTGTACTAATTGTCCTATGTATGGT
Proteins encoded in this region:
- a CDS encoding O-acetylhomoserine aminocarboxypropyltransferase/cysteine synthase family protein yields the protein MPRQYKPETIALHGGQEPDPTTTSRAVPLYQTTSYVFKDTDHAARLFGLQEFGNIYTRLMNPTTDVLEKRVAALEGGVAALATASGQSAEMLALLNIVEAGQEIVASSSLYGGTYNLLHYTFPKLGIKVHFVDPSNPENFKKASNDKTRAFYAETLGNPKLDTLDIAAVSKVAKEVGVPLVIDNTMPSPYLVNPLKHGADIVVHSLTKFLGGHGTSIGGIIIDGGSFNWGNGKFKNFTEPDPSYHGLKFWDVFGKFEPFGGVNIAFILKARVQGLRDLGPAISPFNAWQILQGVETLPLRMERHSHNALKVAEFLQKHPKVEWVNYPGLTTDKNHAIAKKYHERGLYGAIVGFEIKGGVEKAKKFIDGLELFSLLANIGDAKSLAIHPASTTHQQLTGEEQISAGVTPGFVRLSVGLENLDDILVDLEEALKNI